The stretch of DNA ATAATATGATTCAGTCCTTTATTTATTCCAAGAATCGATGTGAGCTTGGAGGCGTTTACTCAGTTTTTTGACTAATTCTGCATACTCAGGATTTGCTGCAATATTGAAGTTTTCGTCAGGATCGCGCTGATGATCATAGAGCATACGAGCCGTGATGTTACCATTGCTTTTATTGCGCCATTCAGTGTATAGGAAGCGATTTGTATGGATAGAGTCTCCTGCATGGTAGCGACTAAATACGGCACTTTTCCATTTCGTATTAGGTTTTTTTAACAATGGGGCAAAGCTTTTACCTTGGAGATGAGGCGGTTTAGTGAATCCTGCTAAGTCGCATAAGGATGGATAGATATCAACAAATTCCACTAGAGCTTTACTTGGGCCTTGTGCATTTTGTCCTGCGGCAGAAACGATAAGAGGTGTATTAAGTGAAGTTTCGAAATTTGCGTGCTTACACCAAAGGCCATGTTCTCCGAGTTGCCAGCCATGGTCACCCCAAAGGATGACGGTGGTATTTTTACGTAAGTTGTTGGTGTCAAGATAATCTAAAATTCGACCAATCATAGCATCGGTAAAGCTAACGCAGGCATAATATCCATGCTTGAGTTCTAGCGCTTTATCATCAGGAACTGGACCAGTTTGAGGTATATCATTATACATTTTTCTAAGTTCATGCCATTGATGACTCGCTTGAGTTGGGGCATTTTTAGGCATATTAGGATTACTAGCAAGTTTAAAGTCACTACGCTTATAGAGGTCCCAGTACTTTTTGGGAGCGACAAAGGGTAAGTGTGGTTTAGTGAAACCAACGGCA from Lentisphaera araneosa HTCC2155 encodes:
- a CDS encoding sulfatase, translated to MFTKKLQYFSLVLCTLSLSLFASEKNNVLFIIVDDLRPELGCYGNKQVLSPNIDRLASEGTLFSKAYCNVPVCGASRASVMTGLRPTKDRFISYNAKAYKESGGVLDLAGIFQKNGYTTISIGKVYHERNDYRSSWDFKDSPLITSPSMRDYHLPENQAGRGKYSFEALGTACEAADEPDEKYFTYQLADAAIDYIDKTEKKNKPWFLAVGFTKPHLPFVAPKKYWDLYKRSDFKLASNPNMPKNAPTQASHQWHELRKMYNDIPQTGPVPDDKALELKHGYYACVSFTDAMIGRILDYLDTNNLRKNTTVILWGDHGWQLGEHGLWCKHANFETSLNTPLIVSAAGQNAQGPSKALVEFVDIYPSLCDLAGFTKPPHLQGKSFAPLLKKPNTKWKSAVFSRYHAGDSIHTNRFLYTEWRNKSNGNITARMLYDHQRDPDENFNIAANPEYAELVKKLSKRLQAHIDSWNK